From the Campylobacter volucris genome, the window CCTATGATATTTTTGCCAAATCCTGTGCATTATGGTTTAAGCATTGATTATAATTTGATTTTACCTTTGATTTTGGTTTTTATGGTAACTTCTCTTGAAACCATTGGTGATATTAGTGCAACAAGTGAAGTTTCAAATCAACCGTTAAAAGGTGAAATTTATACAAAAAGATTAAAGGGCGGAGTTTTAGCAAATGGCTTAAATTCTTTTGTTTCAGCTTTGTTTAATACTTTTCCAAATTCTTGTTTTGGACAAAATAATGGAGTAATAGCTTTAACGGGTGTTGCAAGTAGATATGTTGGATTTATTGTAGCTTTTATGTTGATGATTTTAGGATTGTTTCCAATTGTTGCTGATATTGCACTACAAATTCCTGAACCTGTTTTAGGCGGAGCAACTTTAGTGATGTTTGGAACTATTGCAGCCACTGGAGTTAGGATTATTTCTAAAGAAAATTTAAATCGTAGGTCTATTATTATCATTGCTATGAGTTTGGGTATAGGACTTGGAGTTTCTAACAACCCTGATATTTTAAATTTTATGCCATCATGGTTTAAAACTTTATTTTCTTCAGGAATAGCAGCAGGTGCAATTACAGCTATTATTTTAAATTTTATCTTTCCAATTGAAGAAAATCAAAGAAAAATAAAGTAAAATACGAAAAAAATAAGGAAATAAAATGCAAAAAATGATATTACTTGCAGGTCCTTGTGTGATAGAAAGTGAAGAGCTTGTTTTTAAAGTCGCACAAGAGCTTGAATGTTTTTTAAAAGATGATAGGATTGATTTTTATTTTAAATCAAGTTTTGATAAGGCAAATAGAACTAGTATCAGTAGTTTTAGAGGTCCTGGTATAGAAAAAGGCTTGGAAATTTTACAAAAAGTTAAAAATAAATTTGGTATGCAAATTTTAACTGATATTCATGAGAGTTCTCAAGCTAAAATTGCTGCTGAGGTTGTAGATGTGTTACAAATTCCTGCGTTTTTATGCAGACAAACTGATCTTTTAGTAGCCGCAGCACAAACTAAAGCTAAGGTTAATATCAAAAAAGGCCAATTTTTAAATCCAGATGATATTAAATTTAGCGTGAGTAAAATTTTACAAACTAGGGGTATTAACGCAGAAGGTTATGAAGTAGCTAAAGAAAATGGAGTGTTTGTAGCAGAAAGAGGCTCAAGCTTTGGTTATGGAAATTTGGTTGTTGATATGCGAAGTTTAATTATAATGAGAAAATACGCTCCTGTTATTTTTGATGCGACTCATAGTGTGCAAATGCCTGGAGCTAATAATGGAAGTAGTGGTGGTAAAAGTGAATTTGTAGAGCCATTAGCAAGAGCTGCAGCTGCAGTTGGGGTGGATGGGTTTTTCTTTGAAACACATTTAAATCCTTGCGAGGCTTTATGTGATGGTCCAAATATGCTTGATATTTCAAGACTTAAAAAATGTGTGGATACACTTTTAAAAATTCAAGAAAATATTTAAAAAAAGGAAAACAATGAAAATCATAGAAGGAAATTTAAATTTAAGTGGTAAAGAAAAAATAGCAATTATCAATGCTAGATTTAATCATATCATTACTGATCGTTTGGTTGAAGGTGCAAAAGATGCTTTTTTAAGACACGGGGGTAAAGAAGAAAATTTAAGTCTTTTACTAGTTCCTGGTGCTTTTGAAATTCCTTTTGCATTAAAACAAGCCTTAGAGAGTAAAA encodes:
- the kdsA gene encoding 3-deoxy-8-phosphooctulonate synthase produces the protein MQKMILLAGPCVIESEELVFKVAQELECFLKDDRIDFYFKSSFDKANRTSISSFRGPGIEKGLEILQKVKNKFGMQILTDIHESSQAKIAAEVVDVLQIPAFLCRQTDLLVAAAQTKAKVNIKKGQFLNPDDIKFSVSKILQTRGINAEGYEVAKENGVFVAERGSSFGYGNLVVDMRSLIIMRKYAPVIFDATHSVQMPGANNGSSGGKSEFVEPLARAAAAVGVDGFFFETHLNPCEALCDGPNMLDISRLKKCVDTLLKIQENI